One segment of Pogoniulus pusillus isolate bPogPus1 chromosome 26, bPogPus1.pri, whole genome shotgun sequence DNA contains the following:
- the LOC135186764 gene encoding G-protein coupled receptor 35-like, with the protein MNLSSCNISQYESFPLVQLCVYIPVFLLGVLLNTLALWVFCCKLGKWTETRVYMVNLAVADCLLLFTLPLKTLFQFHHLRVSSWCLVLEGGYFINRLMSIAIITLMAADRFLAIKYPLKAKVLRSPLKAGFASGFLWIVIICVTALIKRLEDRGQDEFCFEKSSAKPSVITLCAVIVGFLIPLLIVSYCSIQVIAELTRKKDENCEREKLIRKAVYIVSANMAVFIICFLPLYLGHLLRFVMDSISSNCSAIQRVNNFVHLASVLANTNCCLDAIFYYFVNKEFKEASPKLVKSKSEANEEADIQLPCVAH; encoded by the coding sequence ATGAACCTCAGCAGCTGCAACATCTCACAGTACGAGAGCTTCCCCCTCGTCCAGCTGTGTGTTTACATCCCAGTTTTCCTTCTGGGCGTTTTGCTGAACACGTTGGCACTGTGGGTGTTCTGCTGCAAGCTTGGGAAATGGACAGAAACCAGAGTGTACATGGTCAACTTGGCTGTGGCCGACTGCTTGCTGCTCTTCACTTTACCTTTAAAAACTTTATTCCAGTTCCATCACCTGAGGGTGAGTAGCTGGTGCCTGGTTCTGGAAGGTGGCTATTTCATAAACCGCTTAATGAGCATCGCTATCATCACTCTCATGGCAGCCGATAGGTTCCTTGCAATCAAGTACCCTTTGAAAGCCAAGGTGCTGAGGTCACCACTGAAGGCAGGATTTGCCTCAGGATTTCTCTGGATAGTCATCATCTGTGTGACAGCCCTCATCAAAAGGCTAGAGGACCGAGGACAAGATGAATTCTGCTTTGAAAAGTCTTCCGCTAAGCCCTCGGTGATCACACTGTGTGCTGTTATTGTAGGGTTTCTCATACCCTTGCTCATCGTCAGCTACTGCTCCATACAAGTCATTGCAGAGCTCACAAGAAAGAAGGATGAAAACTGTGAGAGGGAAAAGTTAATCAGGAAGGCTGTCTACATCGTGTCTGCAAACATGGCAGTGTTCATCATATGCTTTTTACCTCTTTACCTCGGGCACCTCCTTCGCTTTGTGATGGACTCCATCAGCTCCAACTGCTCTGCCATACAGAGGGTTAATAACTTTGTTCACCTTGCCTCAGTCCTTGCAAACACCAACTGCTGCCTGGATGCTATTTTTTACTACTTTGTCAACAAGGAATTTAAGGAAGCATCTCCCAAGCTGGTGAAATCCAAATCTGAGGCCAACGAAGAAGCTGACATTCAGCTCCCATGTGTAGCACATTAG